From one Pseudactinotalea sp. HY158 genomic stretch:
- a CDS encoding dienelactone hydrolase family protein: MNREAAATEQDPPHYRGLGSYSDWPAAVTSARRRAGDPHESTSGALLDVLAFDGIVDALSVTEHGTWNGDGIDGVELSWSVGYGPRTRAWLLKPSGSTEQLPGVVALHCHSHIKYYGKEKIATGPLTPGANEPRIWQEFYGGRPWADALARQGFMVLVHDVFMWGSRRFDSSTFPSELVRRVTGHPDVSRGDGALTADMYDRCAVDHELVLGKYANLLSTSLAGMVASEDRLAAAYLSSRPDVLPGGVGCLGFSGGGARAAYLASQPFIKATGIVSMMSTYDDLLDDLVAPHTQIMFPPGLSRTYDWPQVAASAAPKPLLVQAGEADEMFTAAGVRTSVSIIRATYERARSPSRFSASLHDAGHCFNRDMQDEAFNWMQAQW, translated from the coding sequence GTGAATCGCGAGGCCGCTGCAACAGAGCAGGATCCACCACATTATCGGGGCCTCGGCTCCTACTCGGACTGGCCCGCCGCAGTCACGTCGGCGAGGCGCCGGGCCGGCGACCCACATGAGTCGACCTCCGGAGCGCTCCTGGATGTCCTCGCCTTCGACGGCATCGTCGATGCCCTGTCTGTGACCGAACACGGCACCTGGAACGGCGACGGAATCGACGGCGTCGAGCTCTCGTGGTCGGTCGGTTACGGCCCCCGGACCCGGGCGTGGCTCCTCAAACCCTCGGGCTCCACGGAGCAGCTCCCAGGAGTCGTGGCCCTCCACTGCCATTCGCACATCAAGTATTACGGTAAGGAGAAGATCGCCACCGGCCCGCTCACCCCGGGCGCGAACGAGCCTCGGATCTGGCAGGAGTTCTACGGTGGTAGACCGTGGGCGGACGCCTTGGCGAGGCAGGGCTTCATGGTCCTCGTCCACGATGTCTTCATGTGGGGAAGCCGCCGATTCGACAGTTCGACCTTTCCGTCGGAGCTGGTGCGACGGGTGACCGGTCACCCCGACGTCTCACGTGGAGACGGCGCGCTGACCGCCGACATGTATGACCGCTGCGCCGTGGACCATGAACTGGTACTCGGCAAGTATGCGAATCTTCTCAGCACCTCGCTCGCGGGCATGGTCGCCAGCGAGGACCGTCTGGCAGCGGCCTATCTCTCGTCCCGACCGGACGTCCTACCCGGGGGCGTAGGGTGCCTGGGCTTCTCCGGCGGTGGTGCGCGTGCCGCCTACCTGGCATCCCAGCCGTTCATCAAGGCGACCGGGATCGTCTCGATGATGAGCACCTACGACGACCTTCTGGACGACCTCGTTGCGCCGCACACCCAGATCATGTTCCCACCTGGACTGAGCAGGACATACGACTGGCCGCAGGTCGCCGCCTCCGCCGCCCCGAAGCCACTTCTGGTCCAGGCCGGGGAGGCCGACGAGATGTTCACGGCCGCAGGCGTTCGCACGAGCGTCTCGATCATCAGGGCCACCTATGAACGAGCCCGCTCCCCCTCACGGTTCAGCGCGTCGCTGCACGACGCCGGCCACTGCTTCAACCGGGACATGCAAGACGAGGCATTCAATTGGATGCAGGCACAGTGGTAG
- a CDS encoding sugar ABC transporter ATP-binding protein produces the protein MNAEIALEAQGIDKSFPGVRALDNVSFQLPKGEVVGLVGENGAGKSTLLKILSGAYSADAGSLAVHGAQATIRSPKDAARYGIGIVHQEQSLVGAITVAENIMLGIEGDALKSGVFRWKSLHARARAALDVLGVSLPTDVPTRNLSFVQRQLVEIAKATAVAMSGSDTPILILDEPTSVLEGQDLETLFALIDHIRSFGSVIFVAHRLDEVLRVSNRLVVMKDGKVVAQEDPAHTTEADLHRLMVGRSSSSEFYLTTRQRDVTDVPPTLEVSHLTRRGEYGDISFSVRPGEILGLVGVVGSGRESLSRALVGAEPFDSGTINIDGKPAKLSSTVAAVKAGIGYVPAERKVEGIINGAGVDENMLLGAPAQAANGLVMNKSKARQLVAQWIDQLTIRTPKQSTDIMNLSGGNQQKVVLGRWLLSDKLKVLVLDHPTRGLDVGAKEDVYQAIRDACDRGVTILLVADSLEEAIGLCNRLLVFRDGEITAAIDAPPTAKPRPIDLVGGMV, from the coding sequence GTGAACGCTGAGATTGCGCTCGAAGCCCAGGGCATCGACAAGAGTTTCCCCGGCGTCCGGGCACTGGACAACGTCTCGTTCCAGCTGCCGAAAGGTGAGGTCGTCGGGCTCGTCGGCGAGAACGGGGCCGGAAAGTCCACCCTCCTGAAGATTCTCTCCGGGGCGTACTCGGCCGACGCGGGCTCCCTGGCAGTGCACGGCGCCCAGGCTACGATTCGCTCGCCGAAGGATGCCGCTCGGTACGGAATCGGGATCGTGCATCAAGAGCAGTCGCTCGTCGGGGCCATCACCGTGGCCGAGAACATCATGCTCGGGATCGAAGGCGACGCGCTCAAGTCCGGTGTCTTCCGGTGGAAGAGCCTCCATGCGCGTGCCCGGGCCGCCCTGGATGTTCTCGGCGTGTCACTGCCGACCGACGTGCCCACGCGTAACCTCTCCTTCGTCCAGCGACAGCTGGTGGAGATTGCCAAGGCCACGGCTGTGGCGATGAGCGGCAGCGATACACCCATCCTCATCCTCGACGAGCCCACCTCCGTCCTCGAAGGACAGGATCTGGAAACCCTCTTCGCCCTGATCGACCACATTCGCAGTTTCGGCTCGGTCATCTTCGTGGCCCATCGCCTCGACGAGGTGCTCCGCGTATCGAACCGCCTCGTCGTCATGAAGGACGGCAAAGTCGTGGCACAGGAGGATCCCGCCCACACCACGGAGGCCGACCTCCATCGCCTCATGGTGGGGCGGAGCAGTTCGTCGGAGTTCTACCTCACGACGCGGCAACGGGACGTCACTGACGTCCCCCCTACTCTCGAGGTGTCGCACCTGACGCGGCGTGGAGAGTACGGGGACATCTCCTTCTCCGTGCGCCCGGGAGAGATCCTCGGCCTCGTGGGCGTCGTCGGCTCCGGGCGAGAATCATTGAGCCGCGCACTCGTCGGTGCCGAGCCGTTCGACTCGGGCACGATCAACATCGACGGCAAACCGGCGAAGCTCTCGTCGACCGTCGCTGCGGTGAAGGCGGGCATCGGATACGTACCCGCCGAACGCAAGGTAGAAGGAATCATCAATGGCGCCGGCGTCGATGAGAACATGCTCCTGGGCGCCCCGGCTCAAGCCGCCAATGGGCTCGTCATGAACAAGTCCAAGGCTCGTCAGCTCGTCGCACAGTGGATCGACCAGCTGACCATCCGCACCCCGAAGCAGTCGACGGACATCATGAACCTCAGCGGCGGCAATCAACAGAAGGTCGTTCTCGGCAGATGGCTCCTCTCCGACAAGCTCAAGGTGCTCGTCCTGGACCACCCGACCCGCGGCTTGGACGTGGGAGCCAAAGAGGACGTGTACCAGGCGATCCGTGACGCCTGTGACCGGGGCGTCACCATTCTGTTGGTCGCGGACAGCCTGGAGGAGGCGATCGGCCTGTGCAACAGGCTGCTCGTCTTCCGCGACGGCGAGATCACTGCGGCCATCGACGCGCCCCCCACGGCCAAGCCACGCCCGATCGATCTCGTAGGAGGAATGGTATGA
- a CDS encoding ABC transporter permease, with amino-acid sequence MPLIVLVVAVASVTVAHPAFLGVNSLTTVLNVAAPIIILAVGQTFPILTGGIDLSQAAVTSLGTVIIALTLPSLGGLGIVFVLLCTTLIGVLNGVIAVWAQIPTFIVTLGGLTVWGAVAMVISGATTLPLGDSHGAIAWITARITSGLTVAPLLAITLTVLVALVIQYGRGGRAIHYVGLGEAAAQLAGVATRRARILAFGAAGLSAGIAALVISSTQYSGAPTLADSLLLPVIAAVVLGGTALTGGIGGPLRSLVGALTIAVLRVGLGIAGVDPAIEQIIYGCAIIIAVAITIDKKKWGVVK; translated from the coding sequence ATGCCGCTCATCGTCCTCGTGGTGGCCGTCGCCAGCGTGACTGTCGCACATCCAGCGTTCTTGGGCGTCAACTCGCTCACCACCGTCCTCAACGTGGCGGCTCCGATCATCATCCTCGCCGTCGGGCAGACGTTTCCGATTCTCACCGGAGGGATTGACCTGTCGCAGGCCGCGGTCACCTCACTCGGCACCGTCATCATCGCCCTGACGCTCCCGAGTCTGGGCGGACTCGGTATCGTGTTCGTCCTGCTGTGCACCACTCTTATCGGCGTCCTCAACGGCGTCATCGCCGTCTGGGCGCAGATTCCCACCTTCATCGTCACCCTCGGCGGGCTGACGGTGTGGGGAGCCGTCGCCATGGTCATCTCCGGGGCCACGACTCTCCCCCTGGGCGATTCTCATGGCGCGATCGCCTGGATCACCGCGCGCATCACAAGCGGCCTGACCGTCGCCCCACTCCTGGCGATCACCCTCACTGTCCTTGTCGCACTGGTCATTCAGTACGGACGGGGCGGGCGAGCGATCCACTATGTCGGCCTGGGCGAAGCGGCCGCGCAACTGGCAGGGGTCGCAACGAGGAGGGCGCGGATCTTGGCCTTCGGAGCCGCGGGACTCTCCGCCGGGATTGCCGCGTTGGTCATCTCGTCGACCCAATACAGCGGTGCCCCGACCCTCGCCGACTCCCTCCTGCTGCCGGTCATCGCCGCAGTCGTGCTCGGCGGCACAGCCCTGACGGGTGGTATCGGCGGCCCGTTGCGATCGCTCGTCGGCGCGCTCACGATCGCGGTGCTCCGTGTCGGGCTCGGCATTGCCGGCGTCGATCCCGCCATCGAACAGATCATCTACGGTTGCGCGATCATCATCGCCGTGGCCATCACGATCGACAAGAAGAAGTGGGGTGTCGTGAAGTGA